The following coding sequences lie in one Plasmodium berghei ANKA genome assembly, chromosome: 7 genomic window:
- a CDS encoding protein transport protein GOT1, putative, with protein MLNENKTIGLVLFFLGIVAGFIGVFLFFDKFFLCISNLFFLLGLYYLLGLAKIIKFVANRKKIAGSACFLLGFFLIVLGRTFFGVLFQGYGLYKLFFSFLPNIVNTVKYSPLSFILEIPGIKQISEYLLNNKRLPI; from the coding sequence atgttgaatgaaaataaaacgaTAGGATTGgtgctattttttttaggaaTAGTAGCAGGATTTATAGGtgtgtttttatttttcgataaattttttttatgcatttctaatttgttttttttattgggTTTATACTATTTATTGGGATTAGCgaaaataatcaaattTGTTGCaaacagaaaaaaaattgcagGAAGCGCATGTTTCTTATTaggtttttttttaatagttTTAGGGAGAACATTTTTTGGCGTTTTATTTCAAGGATATggtttatataaattatttttttcctttttacCAAATATTGTTAATACTGTGAAATATTCTCCGCTCAGTTTCATATTAGAGATACCAGgaattaaacaaatatcTGAATATCTTTTAAACAACAAACGGTTACCGATTTGA
- a CDS encoding ran-specific GTPase-activating protein 1, putative — MEDEKNDYNPEEEVTTGNWNTPKIELKEVEIKTGEEDESLFWSGRSKLYRWVEGEWKERGLGESKLLLHKKNGTIRFLLRQEKTLKVVANHYIYPNKSYCKLVPNAGSEKIYAWTVKDFAEEPKIEQFALKFNTAEAAKLFKQKFDEAGKINLKLLDDKCELKTEKVEEKEKEKEEKEEKEKKEENDEKEKKEEKEEKEEKEEKEDKPDKEKKEEKEEKEKKEDKEEDKKEDKEENKKEDKEEDKKEDKEEDKEEKDKEENIKRED, encoded by the exons atggaagatgaaaaaaatgattataaCCCAGAAGAAGAAGTAACTACAGGAAACTGGAATACTCcaaaa aTCGAATTGAAAGAAgttgaaataaaaacagGAGAAGAAGATGAAAGTTTATTTTGGTCAGGACGATCGAAATTGTATAGATGGGTAGAGGGGGAATGGAAAGAAAGAGGATTAGGAGAatctaaattattattacataaaaaaaatggaacaATCAGATTTTTGTTAAGACAAGAAAAAACTTTAAAAGTTGTTGCAAACCATTATATATACCCTAACAAATCATATTGTAAACTTGTACCAAATGCCGGaagtgaaaaaatatatgcatggaCTGTTAAAGATTTTGCTGAAGAGCCAAAAATCGAACAATTCgctttaaaatttaatacaGCAGAGGCtgcaaaattatttaagcAAAAATTTGATGAGGCTGGTAAAATTAACCTCAAGTTACTTGACGACAAATGCGAGTTGAAAACTGAGAAAGTGgaagaaaaggaaaaagaaaaagaagaaaaagaagaaaaagagaaaaaggaagaaaatgacgaaaaagagaaaaaggAAGAAAAGgaagaaaaagaagaaaaagaagaaaaagagGATAAGCCTGATAAGGAGAAAAAGGAAGAGAAAGAggagaaagaaaaaaaagaagataaggaagaagataaaaaagaagataaGGAAGAAAATAAGAAAGAAGATAAGGAAGAAGATAAGAAAGAAGATAAGGAAGAAGATAAGGAAGAAAAGGATAAAGaggaaaatattaaaagagAAGATTAA
- a CDS encoding apical merozoite protein, putative, translated as MNYNFLFFSILIINIFSTHLISKCNKLKLSSKRKNSQDALIPNEGNYMNPNIIYDEKNNKESANEKIDNGKNYIENQLNYNKNNRTNNEEINTNINHIYNVQNKYNNIKEMEKMTKSYEDMSILEENSKKLQNDIHSWIKSVHSIEEKTSKLKNIKNDLLNNIISLNKTLLEEIENINEIKKLQNEQNEIFSENLLYFFPSMPEKLQENIEKDYNILNYLEIYNKKDNLKKVDTNLSYTCMFSFFSYLILLSATVLFFL; from the coding sequence atgaattataattttttatttttttccattttaataataaatatattttcaacaCATTTAATAAGCAAATGTAACAAACTGAAATTAAGctcaaaaagaaaaaacagCCAGGACGCTCTTATTCCAAATGAGggaaattatatgaatcCGAATATAATctatgatgaaaaaaataataaggaaagtgcaaatgaaaaaatagacaatgggaaaaattatatagaaaatcaattaaattataataaaaacaataggACAAATAATGaggaaataaatacaaatattaatcatatttataatgtacaaaataaatataataatattaaagaaatggaaaaaatgacaaaaaGTTATGAAGATATGAGCATTTTAGAAGAAAATTcgaaaaaattacaaaacgATATACATTCATGGATAAAATCTGTACATAGTATTGAAGAAAAGACAagtaaattaaaaaatataaaaaatgatttattaaataatattatatcattaaataaaacattattagaagaaattgaaaatattaatgaaattaaaaagcttcaaaatgaacaaaatgaaatattttctgAAAATTTGTTGTACTTTTTCCCATCAATGCCTGAAAAATTAcaagaaaatatagaaaaagattataatattttaaattatttagaaatttacaataaaaaggataatttaaaaaaagttgaTACAAATTTGTCATATACTTGCATGTTCAGCTTTTTTagttatttaattttgcTTTCAGCAacagttttattttttttataa
- a CDS encoding 60S ribosomal protein L7ae/L30e, putative — MEINSVKDDSSELKREKEKEKGEEQEQTENEQENDNNSVISTNKNKEKKGYDKAIEEIKKENSNSYISKISEPLLKKKYYKYLLKIIDYTYHAKINATHIIKTNEQLDDKKKKILKTKFLIIGLSQVIKAIRRGIKGILILAIDVFPIDIICHMPIFCEENNIPYTFFTTKNKLAHLCKLKRSITCLFICKPNNNLTEFENTLSKYNSKHKISNYNKAYDKLQIAIKKNHPFFQ, encoded by the coding sequence atggaGATAAATTCTGTTAAAGACGACTCATCTGAAttaaaaagggaaaaagaaaaagaaaagggAGAAGAACAAGAACAAACCGAAAACGAAcaagaaaatgataataatagtgTTATTAGTACcaacaaaaataaagaaaaaaagggTTATGATAAAGCAattgaagaaataaaaaaagaaaacagTAATTCATACATATCAAAAATTAGCGAAccattattaaaaaaaaaatattataaatatcttttaaaaattatagatTATACATATCATGCTAAAATTAATGCAacacatataataaaaactaaTGAACAACttgatgataaaaaaaaaaaaatattaaaaacgaaatttttaataataggATTGAGTCAAGTAATTAAAGCTATAAGAAGAGGTATCAAAGGAATACTCATTTTAGCTATTGATGTATTCCCCATTGATATTATTTGCCATATGCCAATATTTtgtgaagaaaataatattccatatactttttttacaactaaaaataaattagcTCATTTATGTAAGTTAAAAAGATCTATTacttgtttatttatttgcaaGCCAAATAATAATCTTACAGAGTTCGAAAACACATTAAGTAAATACAACAGCAAACACAAAATTAGTAACTATAATAAAGCTTATGATAAATTACAAATAgctatcaaaaaaaatcatcCCTTTTTCCAGTAA